One part of the Brevundimonas subvibrioides ATCC 15264 genome encodes these proteins:
- a CDS encoding tetratricopeptide repeat protein, with protein MTDVFEEVEEEIRSERLKRLARTWLPVVGGILAVALVAALAWWGWQSFQTSQANKASVAYQRGIESLQSGDTTAAESAFAEAEKAGNGAYKALALQQRAGLAVQANRIPDAIKLFDDAAKADSDPMLADPARYKAALLLMDNGGTLADLEARLLPLTEDDRPMRPFAQEALGLTRLQFNKPAEAREQFVLLTLGQDVPESVRQRAQAAISMIDAGLVTGLAPIVAAQQLVPPPEPAAPTGPDGQPIDPRALEAARQAQAQAQAAGAN; from the coding sequence GTGACTGATGTCTTCGAAGAGGTCGAGGAGGAGATTCGCTCCGAACGCCTCAAGCGCCTGGCGCGCACCTGGCTGCCGGTTGTCGGCGGCATTCTGGCCGTCGCCCTGGTCGCCGCCCTGGCGTGGTGGGGCTGGCAGAGCTTCCAGACCAGCCAGGCCAACAAGGCCTCGGTCGCCTATCAGCGGGGGATCGAATCCCTGCAGTCGGGCGACACGACCGCCGCCGAAAGCGCTTTCGCCGAGGCCGAGAAGGCCGGCAACGGTGCCTACAAGGCCCTGGCGCTGCAGCAGCGCGCGGGTCTGGCCGTCCAGGCCAACCGCATTCCCGACGCCATCAAGCTGTTCGACGACGCGGCCAAGGCCGATTCCGATCCGATGCTGGCCGACCCGGCCCGCTACAAGGCCGCCCTGCTGCTGATGGACAACGGCGGCACGCTGGCGGACCTCGAGGCGCGCCTGCTGCCCTTGACCGAAGACGACCGGCCGATGCGCCCCTTCGCCCAGGAGGCGCTGGGCCTGACCCGGTTGCAGTTCAACAAGCCCGCCGAGGCGCGCGAGCAGTTCGTGCTGCTGACCCTGGGTCAGGACGTGCCGGAATCGGTGCGCCAGCGCGCCCAGGCCGCGATCAGCATGATCGACGCCGGCCTGGTCACGGGCCTGGCGCCCATCGTCGCCGCCCAGCAGCTGGTGCCGCCGCCCGAGCCCGCGGCCCCGACCGGCCCCGACGGCCAGCCGATCGACCCGCGCGCCCTGGAAGCGGCGCGTCAGGCCCAGGCCCAGGCCCAGGCCGCAGGCGCGAACTGA